Proteins from one Hemibagrus wyckioides isolate EC202008001 linkage group LG16, SWU_Hwy_1.0, whole genome shotgun sequence genomic window:
- the LOC131366979 gene encoding protein mono-ADP-ribosyltransferase PARP14-like isoform X2 yields the protein MDEFPYPVLVEGDWSSINPKTLQSKVQIYFQSRKKSQGGDCVIKWSDRSCTVFFKSEEIRDQVLDKADHAVPIEKQVVKLKVSKPSSDSGSRPEEKAQASAKTGSDVSAGACQAACSVQVDNVPADIITNIKFLEQYLEKWGGGVEKINVNPQDQRLIVTFCSQDAAKRILEKTDHTISNQPVTMCPYFGFDASQITEVLEDTPWSSAVVLENVPEDMNEDFLTLLVESFCGHSEVEHSLELISESNAAVVTFKDPSAVEKFLKECGTKKKFLEYGFKARHLEKSRSVRVENLPAQCHNQFLELYFEKHVGAVERIKVIADEQVAIITFQDHQAVQNVLGKKHAIRNSPINIYPYFPSLGSVLYGKDRPKWSLPKPFTHKIHPAIREFLQKKGQISSICNQMSSHFCQVKIDKDEVLLSPLPALLRRKGIAKKHIDSWKEDTIDAFKNILSCFGVFEYSVMPSVWTAVEKDIRSVVKDKAVLEVDFSTGCLTLAGMAKDINMLKPILETVLKDASSQIEREKMKTSDSIIMPPAIFFLFQQEELQKSALAKYPQLELTYRKDVNQLQLTGLHMEIIEIKNFILERRLSMKEKILKMDSSLLNFLSSVDSEEMSRDMFTSKGINAVYRFENGDNVLTASTDKTLTEAEKRLEMMLTSQRLSVEDLAVLKRPEWKDLTNQLCESYNSSKKTTVLIKSLEDRNTLMVCGFQEPVREVSKSLEQFINKYSRVEETLRVKCSAVVKFIREKKPQVWQKFLKGDELNIHFDSKRPLIRVSGERIHVQPALMAFQNIAKNVFTDKFTIRKAGAKKYFQEQGSMIFMMIKDERFVVVLEDASVEEDIEESYHEKSYNEGTVEHSVQHFCEVQTPGGIVIKVLKADICQLKVDAVVNAANEDLKHIGGLALALLNAAGPSLQQSSNQYIAKHGKLLTGKAITTEAGRLPCKYVVHAVGPRFYSTNKSTAVRQLRQAVRESLDQAVFKRCSSIAIPAISSGIFGFPLDLCTETIAKELHSYVEFQIGQGGMSTLKEIHLVDNNSKTVDAMVQAVKKEFTDFNPRITLPRQIGHGHGQHGQNHQGQSNRGQGYHGQDVGRHDNVVRGNEFRSQYEDIDRSGSGFLEDQSTKEGLKIILRKGNIQDAHSDVIINTISEDLDLSKGAVSKAILNAAGPQMQAEIYSQGISRLKYGNIVDTKGYNLKCQMVFHTVCPYWKGGNSSENEILQGIIDTCLKKAERHKMTSISFPAIGTGNLNFPIDLVSRILLSEIHAFSASVLPQFLKEVTVMVHPSASETVQCFVKSFRGGWQGSIRKRAHAVQQSPAKKTPPVRSQQPAAVYIGAVSTPSLGVHRMQIKHLTLEVSSGDITKERCDAVVNSSNSSFSLKSGVSKAILDAAGIAVERECQQIMASQSQNGDMIMTLGGQLPCRNIIHIVGRNSPAEIKNVVYSVLKFCEEQKFSSVAFPALGTGQGGAHPSAVADAMIEALIDFVKKKKGTHLQSVKFLIFQTPMVSDFHQSMLKKQQERLDEEGGIIGWIKGEIETVVSYFRGNKSEGAENEEFVLVGEEFEPVVLQLCGESQEDLNMARNLITSFIVREHMSSKIQDSAISNFGQEEADILSNLQRELTVSIQLLKSGPEPVLTMEGLTRDVVKAESQIRDMIRKVEKNMTRHREAFSLMTQVEWQYQDHSGKFVPFDLLTNYDLEEALQFKQPRVMISINNDPYEANFISGKAKGKHREIELKRIDRKQQNSVSLPSHWKDMKGKFLLKVEIQQGSKEYADVETLFRQTGLTSNILKIERVQNETLWKNYMNQKVYLEKKNNHTNNEKLLFHGTGPANIDKINERGFNRSYAGMHGAMYGNGVYFAVDPCYSAQGYAKPDQKGHKRMYLARVLVGDFTTGKAGLLTPPDKKSTGTEQYDSVTDPNQTMFVIFHDVYAYPEYLITFQ from the exons ATGGATGAATTTCCGTATCCAGTGCTCGTGGAGGGAGACTGGTCATCTATAAACCCTAAAACACTCCAAAGCAAAGTTCAGATTTACTTTCAGAGCAGAAAGAAATCTCAGGGAGGAGACTGCGTCATCAAATGGTCTGATCGGAGCTGTACTGTCTTCTTCAAATCAGAAGAAA TCCGGGATCAAGTTCTCGATAAAGCTGATCATGCAGTGCCCATCGAGAAACAGGTGGTAAAGCTAAAGGTGTCCAAACCATCCAGTGATTCAGGAAGTCGCCCAGAAGAAAAAGCCCAAGCATCA gctaaaacaggaagtgatgtgtCAGCTGGAGCTTGTCAAGCAG CCTGCAGTGTGCAAGTGGATAATGTCCCTGCTGATATCATCACCAACATTAAATTTCTGGAGCAGTACCTTGAAAAGTGGGGTGGAGGTGTAGAGAAAATCAACGTAAATCCTCAGGACCAAAGACTTATTGTGACATTCTGCTCACAAGATG CTGCAAAGAGAATTTTGGAGAAGACGGATCACACTatatccaatcagccagtcaCCATGTGCCCATACT TTGGATTTGATGCGAGTCAAATCACTGAGGTTTTGGAAGACACGCCATGGTCCAGTGCTGTGGTCCTAGAGAATGTGCCAGAAGACATGAATGAAGACTTCCTAACGCTATTAGTGGAGAGTTTCTGTGGTCATTCTGAAGTGGAACATTCCTTAGAGTTAATATCAGAATCAAATGCTGCCGTTGTGACCTTTAAGGACCCCAGCG ctGTAGAGAAGTTTCTCAAAGAATGCGGAACTAAAAAGAAGTTCCTTGAGTATGGTTTCAAGGCCCGGCATCTGGAGAAAAGTCGAAGTGTCAGAGTGGAAAACCTGCCTGCTCAGTGCCATAATCAGTTTCTAGAACTTTACTTTGAAAAGCATGTAGGAGCCGTGGAAAGAATCAAGGTCATAGCAGATGAACAAGTTGCAATCATCACCTTTCAAGATCACCAGG CTGTCCAGAATGTCCTGGGGAAAAAACATGCCATTCGCAACAGCCCAATTAATATATACCCATATTTCCCTTCTTTGGGTTCTGTTTTGTATGGCAAAGACAGACCAAAGTGGTCGCTGCCCAAACCATTTACACATAAGATCCATCCTGCCATTAGAGAATTCCTCCAGAAGAAAGGACAAATCTCTTCCATCTGTAACCAGATGAGCTCACACTTCTGCCAAGTGAAGATAGACAAAGATGAAGTTTTGTTGAGTCCTCTTCCTGCCCTGCTGAGACGAAAAGGTATAGCCAAAAAGCACATAGACAGCTGGAAGGAAGACACCATAGATGCTTTCAAAAACATCCTCTCCTGCTTTGGTGTTTTTGAGTATTCAGTGATGCCTTCAGTATGGACTGCAGTAGAGAAAGATATCCGGTCTGTTGTAAAAGACAAAGCTGTACTGGAGGTGGATTTCTCAACAGGATGTCTGACTCTGGCAGGAATGGCTAAAGATATTAACATGTTGAAACCGATATTGGAGACCGTTTTAAAGGATGCATCAAGTCAGATAGAAAGGGAAAAGATGAAGACCTCAGACAGCATTATTATGCCCCCTGCCATATTCTTCTTGTTTCAGCAGGAGGAACTGCAAAAGAGTGCTTTAGCCAAATATCCACAGCTGGAGCTGACGTACAGAAAGGATGTAAATCAGTTACAGTTAACTGGGCTTCATATGGAAATTATTGAAATCAAGAATTTCATCTTGGAGAGACGATTGAGCATGAAAGAGAAAATTCTGAAAATGGATTCTTCCTTGCTGAATTTCTTGAGCTCAGTGGACTCTGAGGAAATGTCAAGAGATATGTTTACATCCAAGGGAATTAATGCGGTCTACAGATTTGAAAATGGGGACAATGTTTTGACTGCGAGTACAGATAAAACACTGACTGAGGCTGAGAAGAGGCTTGAAATGATGCTGACATCACAGAGACTTTCTGTAGAAGACCTAGCTGTGCTCAAAAGGCCAGAATGGAAAGATCTCACTAATCAGCTTTGCGAGTCATACAACTCATCCAAGAAGACAACAGTGCTTATAAAGTCCTTAGAGGACAGGAATACACTTATGGTTTGTGGCTTTCAGGAACCAGTCAGAGAAGTCAGTAAGAGTCTGGagcaatttattaataaatactcAAGGGTAGAAGAGACCCTTCGTGTCAAGTGTTCTGCTGTAGTGAAATTTATCAGAGAGAAGAAGCCCCAAGTTTGGCAGAAATTTTTAAAGGGTGATGAACTGAACATACATTTTGACTCAAAAAGACCCTTGATTCGAGTGTCTGGAGAGCGTATTCATGTTCAGCCTGCGCTAATGGCTTTTCAGAACAttgcaaaaaatgttttcacTGATAAGTTTACAATTAGAAAGGCAGGAGCGAAAAAGTATTTCCAGGAACAGGGTAGCATGATCTTTATGATGATAAAGGATGAAAGATTTGTAGTTGTGCTTGAGGATGCTTCTGTAGAGGAAGACATTGAGGAGAGTTACCATGAAAAGAGTTATAATGAAGGTACAGTGGAACACTCTGTACAGCATTTCTGTGAGGTTCAGACTCCTGGTGGGATTGTCATCAAAGTCCTGAAGGCCGACATCTGCCAGTTAAAAGTAGATGCTGTAGTCAATGCTGCCAACGAGGACTTGAAGCACATTGGTGGTTTAGCATTAGCACTTCTGAATGCTGCAGGTCCATCTTTACAACAAAGCAGTAATCAATATATAGCTAAACATGGGAAACTGTTAACTGGGAAAGCTATTACTACAGAAGCAGGCCGTCTGCCATGTAAATATGTGGTGCATGCTGTAGGTCCCCGCTTTTACAGTACCAACAAGTCTACGGCTGTGAGGCAACTGAGACAAGCTGTGAGGGAAAGTTTGGACCAAGCTGTGTTTAAAAGGTGCTCCTCCATTGCAATCCCTGCCATCAGCTCAGGGATATTTGGATTTCCTCTTGACCTCTGCACTGAGACGATTGCTAAGGAACTACATTCATATGTTGAATTCCAGATTGGCCAAGGTGGCATGAGCACACTGAAAGAGATTCATTTGGTGGACAATAATTCCAAAACTGTCGATGCCATGGTACAGGCTGTTAAAAAGGAGTTTACTGACTTCAACCCCAGAATAACATTACCACGGCAAATTGGCCATGGCCATGGTCAGCATGGTCAGAATCATCAGGGTCAAAGTAACCGAGGTCAGGGGTATCATGGACAAGATGTTGGTAGACATGACAATGTAGTAAGGGGTAATGAATTTAGATCCCAGTATGAGGACATAGACAGGTCAGGCTCAGGGTTTCTTGAAGATCAATCTACAAAAGAAGGACTGAAAATCATTCTGAGGAAGGGGAATATCCAGGATGCACAT TCTGATGTCATCATCAATACCATCTCTGAAGACCTTGATCTCAGTAAAGGTGCCGTCTCCAAAGCAATACTCAACGCTGCTGGTCCTCAAATGCAAGCTGAAATTTATTCACAAGGTATTTCCAGGCTGAAGTATGGAAACATAGTGGACACTAAAGGCTATAACTTAAAATGTCAAATGGTCTTCCATACCGTTTGTCCATATTGGAAAGGAGGGAATAGCTCAGAAAATGAG ATTCTACAAGGGATCATTGACACCTGCCTGAAAAAAGCAGAGAGACATAAAATGACTTCGATTTCCTTTCCAGCCATCGGCACAGGGAACCTTAACTTTCCCATAGATCTGGTCTCCAGAATTTTGCTAAGTGAGATTCATGCCTTCAGTGCCAGTGTTTTGCCTCAGTTCCTTAAAGAGGTGACGGTGATGGTGCATCCATCAGCCAGTGAGACAGTCCAG tGCTTTGTAAAAAGCTTCAGAGGTGGATGGCAGGGTTCCATCAGGAAAAGAGCACACGCTGTTCAGCAATCACCAGCTAAAAAAACACCTCCTGTTAGATCACAACAGCCTGCTG CAGTTTATATTGGAGCGGTTTCTACTCCTAGTCTTGGAGTGCACAGAATGCAAATAAAGCATTTGACTCTGGAGGTGTCTTCAGGTGACATCACCAAAGAGAGATGTGATGCAGTTGTTAATTCCTCCAATTCATCATTCTCTCTAAAATCAG GAGTTTCCAAGGCCATTTTAGATGCTGCTGGTATTGCAGTGGAAAGGGAATGTCAACAGATTA tggCATCACAATCTCAGAATGGAGACATGATCATGACTTTAGGAGGACAGCTTCCATGCAGAAACATTATTCACATTGTAGGTCGAAACAGTCCTGCAGAAATCAAAAATGTTGTTTACTCTGTATTAAAGTTCTGTGAGGAACAAAAGTTCTCGTCTGTCGCCTTTCCAGCACTTGGCACAG GTCAAGGTGGAGCCCACCCTTCTGCTGTTGCAGATGCCATGATTGAAGCCTTGATTGACtttgtgaagaagaaaaaaggaacaCATTTGCAAAGTGTAAAATTCTTGATATTCCAGACACCCATGGTATCTGATTTTCATCAGAGCATGCTGAAGAAGCAGCAGGAACGTCTGGATGAGGAAGGTGGTATTATAGGCTGGATTAAAG GGGAAATAGAAACTGTGGTCAGCTACTTTCGTGGCAACAAATCAGAAGGGGCTGAAAATGAAGAATTCGTGTTGGTGGGCGAGGAGTTCGAGCCTGTTGTACTTCAGCTGTGTGGAGAGAGTCAGGAGGACCTGAACATGGCGAGGAACCTGATCACCAGCTTCATTGTGAGGGAACACATGAGCTCAAAAATCCAGGACTCGGCCATCAGCAACTTTGGCCAGGAGGAAGCTGACATACTGAGCAACCTGCAGAGGGAGCTGACGGTCAGTATCCAGCTCTTAAAGAGTGGTCCCGAGCCGGTGCTCACCATGGAGGGCCTGACACGAGACGTGGTGAAGGCTGAGAGCCAAATCCGTGACATGATTCGTAAAGTGGAGAAGAACATGACACGACACCGTGAAGCTTTTTCACTTATGACCCAAGTGGAGTGGCAGTATCAGGACCACAGTGGGAAATTTGTGCCTTTTGACCTTCTGACCAACTACGACCTGGAGGAGGCATTACAGTTTAAGCAGCCTCGTGTAATGATCAGCATCAATAATGACCCTTATGAGGCGAACTTTATCTCTGGGAAAGCTAAAGGGAAACACAGAGAGATTGAATTGAAAAGGATTGATCGAAAAC AACAAAATTCTGTCTCTTTACCCAGTCATTGGAAAGACATGAAGGGAAAGTTCCTTTTGAAGGTCGAAATTCAACAAGGCAGTAAAGAATACGCTGATGTGGAGACGTTGTTCAGGCAAACAGGATTGACCTCAAACATCCTTAAA ATTGAAAGAGTTCAGAATGAGACCTTATGGAAGAACTACATGAACCAGAAGGTATAcctggaaaaaaagaacaaccaCACAAACAATGAAAAGCTGCTTTTCCACGGCACCGGCCCTGCTAATATCGATAAGATCAACGAGCGAGGTTTCAATCGCAGCTATGCCGGGATGCATG GTGCCATGTACGGGAACGGTGTGTATTTTGCTGTTGACCCGTGTTACTCTGCCCAAGGCTATGCCAAGCCTGATCAGAAAGGCCACAAGCGCATGTATTTGGCTCGTGTGTTGGTTGGTGACTTCACCACAGGGAAAGCTGgtctcctcacacctccagacAAAAAATCAACTGGCACGGAGCAGTATGACAGCGTCACTGATCCAAATCAAACAATGTTTGTGATCTTCCACGATGTTTACGCCTATCCTGAATACCTAATTACGTTCCAGTAA